A genomic segment from Deinococcus sp. YIM 77859 encodes:
- a CDS encoding methionine ABC transporter ATP-binding protein, producing MTASVPPPALVFAGVTKTYPGQPSPALRDLHLTVPRGSRTGIIGRSGAGKSTLVRLISGLETPDTGQVWVQGQELARLTPAELRRRQARTGLVFQHFNLLAQRTALGNVTLPLELAGVPRASREARARELLAQVGLGDLAHRYPAQLSGGQKQRVGIARALALDPDLLLADEATSALDPETSAGILALLTELQRERDLTLVIVTHQMDVVRAACTHVAVLDAGRLVESGETRGVLAQPAHPVTRALLDAHRPQAELHPGETLRRVSLPDLGGRTLITLGALGARLVQADSHPQGVDAWLALPEDAPDPEVRLRDVARRAGVHE from the coding sequence TTGACCGCCTCAGTTCCCCCGCCCGCCCTGGTCTTTGCCGGGGTCACCAAGACCTATCCCGGCCAGCCGTCTCCCGCCCTGCGCGACCTGCACCTCACCGTACCGCGCGGCAGCCGCACGGGCATCATCGGCCGCAGCGGCGCGGGCAAAAGCACGTTGGTCCGCCTGATCAGCGGCCTGGAAACCCCCGATACGGGGCAGGTGTGGGTGCAGGGCCAGGAGCTTGCTCGCCTCACCCCCGCCGAGCTGCGCCGGCGCCAGGCCCGCACCGGTCTGGTCTTTCAGCACTTCAACCTGCTTGCCCAGCGCACCGCCCTGGGCAACGTGACGCTCCCGCTGGAGCTTGCCGGGGTGCCCCGCGCTTCCCGGGAAGCGCGCGCCCGCGAACTGCTCGCGCAGGTCGGCCTGGGGGACCTCGCGCACCGCTATCCCGCTCAGCTCTCCGGTGGTCAGAAACAGCGCGTCGGGATTGCCCGCGCCCTTGCCCTGGACCCTGATCTGCTGCTCGCCGACGAGGCCACCAGCGCCCTGGACCCGGAGACCAGCGCGGGCATCCTGGCGCTGCTCACGGAGCTTCAGCGGGAGCGCGATCTCACCCTGGTGATCGTGACGCACCAGATGGACGTCGTGCGGGCCGCCTGCACCCACGTTGCCGTGCTTGACGCGGGGCGCCTGGTGGAGAGCGGCGAGACGCGCGGGGTTCTCGCCCAGCCGGCCCACCCCGTGACCCGCGCCCTGCTCGACGCGCACCGGCCCCAGGCGGAGCTGCACCCCGGCGAGACGCTGCGCCGCGTCAGCCTGCCTGATCTGGGGGGGCGCACCCTCATCACCCTCGGCGCGCTGGGGGCCCGCCTTGTGCAGGCCGACTCGCATCCACAGGGCGTGGATGCCTGGCTGGCCCTGCCCGAGGACGCCCCCGACCCCGAAGTTCGCCTGCGGGACGTGGCGCGCCGCGCCGGAGTTCACGAATGA
- the recG gene encoding ATP-dependent DNA helicase RecG has protein sequence MATVAELRERLRRPLAAELAAGCANRVVAGGVERLLASPLAGPFPAVREALRGYAALDVGARAEALHKALALLEEEVRPPVSPAARAAPPTAAPGERLPLDAEVSRLATGPGGTKKLQSLGLYTLRDVLHAYPHRHEDRRALPDLSEVPEGQKVTVEGTVVAKSRRKPRPNMLILDVTLETPAGGRVRASWFNQPWVEKQLREGARLVLTGRVKRFGRTVQLGVEHLETVEDARDSLSTGRIVGVYDSKDGISQEFLRRAAFRALQAAPLDDYLPAHWRRERGLTDLGDALWGIHFPRDEAQLERALHRLRFDEYLFLELRVLLQGEDGVLLGKRFQADSGDIDRFEAALPFRFTNAQRRVLLEIVDDMRSERQMARLVQGDVGSGKTAVAACALYLAVRDGYQGALMAPTEILARQHHANLVGYLSGLDVRVGLLIGAMAPRQKLEMQARIAAGDVDVVVGTQALIQENVHFNNLGLAVIDEEHRFGVMQRRRLLAGRPDVLVMSATPIPRSLALTAYGDLELSVIDELPPGRTPVETKLIGDTHRVQAYGFVMRQIREGRQAYVVTALIEENENLELLAATQLTDDLRRMLPEARIELLHGRMTAAEKDQVMDRFRAREFDILVSTTVIEVGVDVPNATVMVIENAERFGLAQLHQLRGRVGRGSAQSYCVLIAGEHSRKTRQRLKIIEGSTDGFVIAEADLKLRGPGELRGTRQSGLPDLRLGDLASDVEIIEQARALAKHILTHDPRLEHPRLQFLRQELQRRSQSVAFREVI, from the coding sequence ATGGCGACGGTGGCAGAGCTGCGGGAGAGACTCAGGCGGCCGCTCGCGGCGGAACTCGCGGCGGGCTGCGCGAATCGGGTGGTGGCGGGCGGCGTGGAGCGCTTGCTGGCCTCGCCCCTCGCCGGGCCGTTTCCGGCGGTGCGCGAGGCGCTGCGCGGGTACGCGGCACTCGATGTCGGGGCACGCGCCGAAGCGCTGCACAAGGCGCTCGCCCTCCTCGAGGAAGAGGTGCGTCCGCCGGTTTCACCCGCCGCACGTGCGGCGCCCCCTACCGCCGCCCCCGGGGAGCGGCTTCCTCTTGACGCAGAGGTGTCGCGCCTGGCAACCGGGCCGGGGGGAACCAAAAAACTCCAGTCGCTGGGCCTGTACACCCTACGGGACGTGCTGCACGCCTACCCGCATCGCCATGAGGACCGCCGGGCGCTGCCGGACCTCTCGGAGGTGCCGGAGGGACAGAAGGTGACGGTGGAGGGCACGGTGGTGGCCAAAAGCCGCCGCAAGCCGAGGCCTAACATGCTGATTCTGGACGTGACGCTGGAAACGCCGGCGGGCGGGCGGGTGCGAGCGTCGTGGTTTAACCAGCCCTGGGTCGAAAAGCAGCTGCGGGAGGGCGCGCGCCTGGTGCTGACCGGCCGGGTGAAACGGTTCGGGCGCACGGTCCAGCTCGGGGTCGAGCACCTGGAGACGGTGGAGGACGCGCGCGACAGCCTCAGCACCGGGCGGATCGTGGGGGTGTATGACAGCAAGGACGGGATCTCGCAGGAGTTCTTGCGGCGGGCCGCCTTTCGCGCGCTTCAGGCAGCGCCGCTGGACGATTACCTGCCCGCCCACTGGCGGCGCGAACGCGGCCTGACGGACCTGGGTGACGCCCTGTGGGGAATTCACTTTCCGCGCGACGAGGCGCAGCTTGAACGCGCCCTGCACCGGCTGCGCTTTGACGAGTACCTCTTTCTGGAGCTGCGGGTGCTGCTGCAGGGCGAAGACGGGGTGCTGCTGGGGAAGCGCTTTCAGGCGGACAGCGGGGACATCGACCGGTTCGAGGCGGCGCTTCCCTTTCGCTTCACCAACGCGCAGCGGCGGGTCCTGCTTGAAATCGTCGACGACATGCGCAGTGAACGGCAGATGGCGCGGTTGGTGCAGGGGGACGTGGGGAGCGGCAAGACGGCGGTGGCTGCCTGTGCCCTGTACCTTGCGGTGCGGGACGGCTACCAGGGGGCGCTGATGGCCCCGACGGAGATTCTGGCGCGGCAGCACCACGCGAATCTCGTGGGGTACCTCTCCGGGCTTGATGTTCGGGTGGGCCTCCTGATCGGCGCGATGGCGCCGCGGCAGAAGCTGGAGATGCAGGCCCGCATCGCCGCAGGGGATGTGGACGTGGTGGTGGGCACGCAGGCGCTTATTCAGGAGAACGTGCACTTTAACAACCTGGGGCTGGCCGTGATCGATGAGGAACACCGCTTCGGCGTGATGCAGCGGCGGCGGCTGCTCGCGGGCCGTCCGGACGTGCTGGTGATGTCGGCCACGCCCATTCCGCGCTCCCTGGCACTCACGGCGTACGGAGATCTGGAGCTGTCGGTGATCGATGAATTGCCGCCGGGCCGTACCCCGGTGGAGACGAAGCTGATTGGGGACACGCACCGCGTGCAGGCGTACGGCTTCGTGATGCGCCAGATCCGGGAGGGGCGGCAGGCCTATGTGGTGACGGCCCTGATCGAGGAGAACGAGAACCTGGAGCTGCTGGCCGCGACACAGCTGACGGATGACCTGCGCAGAATGCTGCCCGAAGCGCGCATCGAGCTGCTGCACGGCCGGATGACGGCGGCAGAAAAGGACCAGGTGATGGACCGCTTTCGCGCCCGCGAGTTCGACATCCTGGTGAGCACCACCGTGATCGAAGTCGGTGTGGACGTTCCCAACGCGACGGTCATGGTGATCGAAAACGCCGAGCGCTTTGGTCTGGCGCAGCTTCACCAGCTGCGGGGCCGGGTGGGCCGCGGCAGCGCGCAGAGCTACTGCGTGCTGATCGCGGGCGAGCACTCCCGGAAGACGCGGCAGCGCCTCAAAATCATCGAGGGGAGCACGGACGGCTTCGTGATCGCCGAGGCCGACCTCAAGCTGCGCGGCCCCGGCGAGCTGCGGGGAACCCGGCAAAGCGGCCTGCCCGACCTGAGGCTGGGCGACCTCGCCAGCGACGTAGAGATCATCGAGCAGGCACGGGCGCTGGCCAAGCACATCCTCACGCATGATCCCCGCTTGGAACACCCGAGGTTGCAGTTTCTTCGCCAAGAACTTCAGCGCCGCAGCCAGAGCGTGGCCTTCCGCGAGGTGATCTAG
- a CDS encoding DinB family protein: protein MTLPSSEEQLALLRATYPTPEGLSAQLEREFAALAQTMRAAAPHWHTPMPGRTWSPAQEAEHTILVNEGTGRVVRLLLSERPLRPVPLEPGRTAQGKRLAPPGTEPGPGEALETLLERHAAAGPLLSGARAAPNPERTFPHPFLGELDALDWLRMAAWHTRHHRQAIERGLAALGDDQATG from the coding sequence ATGACCCTTCCCAGCTCCGAGGAGCAACTCGCCCTGCTGCGTGCCACCTACCCGACGCCCGAAGGCCTCAGCGCACAGCTCGAGCGGGAATTCGCGGCGCTCGCGCAGACCATGCGGGCCGCTGCGCCCCACTGGCACACGCCCATGCCGGGCCGAACGTGGTCACCCGCGCAGGAGGCCGAACACACCATCTTGGTCAATGAGGGCACCGGAAGAGTGGTCCGCCTGCTGCTGTCCGAGCGGCCGCTGCGCCCGGTCCCCTTGGAGCCGGGCCGCACCGCGCAGGGCAAACGGCTCGCGCCGCCGGGAACAGAACCGGGACCGGGCGAGGCCCTGGAGACGCTGCTGGAACGGCACGCCGCCGCCGGGCCTCTGCTGAGCGGGGCGCGGGCGGCGCCCAATCCAGAACGGACCTTCCCCCACCCCTTTCTGGGTGAGCTTGACGCGCTGGACTGGCTGCGCATGGCCGCTTGGCACACCCGGCACCATCGCCAGGCCATCGAGCGCGGCCTCGCGGCGCTGGGGGACGATCAGGCCACCGGGTAG
- the cax gene encoding calcium/proton exchanger, with protein sequence MQWLNALLIFLPVAVFLEVTHGNPTLIFLSAALAILPLAGLMGTATEQLAARLGSTASGLLNATFGNATELIIAFFALRAGKLAVVKASIVGSLLGNLLLVLGLAVFLGGLKHRSQRFNVKSAGTVASLLSVSVLALMIPTIFDLTARAVAPREVLRLDVRLSDAAAAVLIVVYLGYLYFTLRTHRDLLSTADEDHSAPLWSVPRAVGVLLAATVAVGLMSEFLVGSLEAATAALGLTEFFVGLILIPIIGNAAEHAAAVLFALRDKMDLAMTISLGSTVQVALLVAPLLVLAGLVVGQPMNLVVTPLELVAVGAGVLIANSVARDGETNWLEGLLLLGVYVILACAAFYYPVA encoded by the coding sequence ATGCAGTGGCTGAACGCGCTCCTGATCTTCCTTCCCGTAGCGGTCTTTCTGGAAGTCACGCACGGCAACCCCACGCTGATCTTTCTGAGCGCGGCCCTCGCCATCCTGCCCCTGGCGGGGCTGATGGGAACGGCCACCGAGCAGCTTGCCGCGCGGCTGGGCAGCACCGCCAGCGGCCTGCTGAACGCCACCTTTGGCAACGCGACAGAGCTCATCATCGCCTTTTTTGCGCTGCGCGCGGGCAAGCTGGCGGTGGTCAAGGCCAGCATCGTGGGTTCCCTTCTGGGCAACCTGCTGCTGGTGCTGGGTCTGGCTGTCTTTCTGGGCGGCCTCAAGCACCGGTCGCAGCGCTTCAACGTGAAGAGCGCGGGCACCGTCGCCAGCCTGCTCTCCGTGAGCGTTCTGGCCCTGATGATCCCCACCATCTTCGACCTCACCGCCCGAGCCGTGGCGCCGCGCGAGGTCCTGCGGCTGGATGTCCGCCTGAGTGACGCGGCCGCCGCCGTGCTGATCGTGGTGTACCTGGGCTACCTGTACTTTACCCTGCGGACCCACCGCGACCTGCTCTCCACCGCCGACGAGGATCACAGTGCCCCCCTCTGGAGCGTGCCGCGCGCAGTCGGGGTGCTGCTTGCCGCCACCGTCGCCGTGGGCTTGATGTCTGAGTTTCTGGTGGGCAGCCTGGAGGCGGCCACCGCAGCGCTCGGCCTCACCGAGTTTTTTGTGGGCCTGATTCTGATCCCCATCATCGGCAACGCGGCCGAGCATGCCGCCGCCGTGCTGTTCGCCCTGCGGGACAAGATGGACCTCGCCATGACCATCAGCCTGGGCTCCACCGTGCAGGTCGCGCTGCTGGTCGCGCCGCTGCTGGTGCTGGCGGGCTTGGTGGTGGGTCAGCCGATGAATCTGGTCGTGACGCCGCTGGAACTCGTCGCGGTGGGCGCGGGAGTTTTGATTGCCAATTCGGTTGCCCGTGACGGCGAGACCAACTGGCTGGAGGGTCTGCTGCTGCTCGGCGTGTACGTCATTCTGGCCTGCGCGGCGTTCTACTACCCGGTGGCCTGA
- a CDS encoding methionine ABC transporter permease has product MIESLLPLLWPATLETLLMVLPSALIAQLLGTLLGVALTLTRPGGLRPQPLTFRVLDAAVNVGRSLPFIILLVVLIPLTRLITGTSIGSTAATVPLTVAAIPFVARLVDGALRDVPYGVVEAARAMGARTGQIVWKVLLPEARPALIHAFTVMLVSLIGYSAMAGAIGGGGLGDLAIRYGYQRFETDVMLATVALLLVLVQGVQWLGDHVARRADHR; this is encoded by the coding sequence ATGATCGAAAGCCTGCTTCCCCTGCTGTGGCCGGCCACCCTGGAAACCCTCCTGATGGTGCTTCCCAGCGCCCTGATCGCGCAGCTTCTGGGCACGCTTCTCGGCGTGGCGCTGACCCTCACCCGGCCCGGCGGCCTGCGCCCACAGCCCCTCACCTTCCGGGTGCTTGACGCCGCTGTCAACGTGGGCCGCAGCCTGCCCTTCATCATCCTGCTCGTCGTGCTGATTCCCTTGACCCGCCTGATCACGGGCACCAGCATCGGCAGCACCGCGGCGACCGTGCCCCTCACCGTGGCGGCGATTCCCTTCGTAGCCCGTCTGGTCGACGGGGCGCTGCGCGACGTGCCCTACGGCGTGGTCGAGGCTGCTCGCGCGATGGGCGCGCGCACCGGTCAGATCGTTTGGAAGGTGCTGCTGCCCGAAGCCCGGCCTGCGCTGATTCACGCCTTTACGGTGATGCTGGTGAGCCTGATCGGCTACAGCGCGATGGCGGGAGCCATCGGCGGCGGCGGCCTGGGTGACCTCGCCATTCGCTACGGCTACCAGCGCTTCGAGACGGACGTGATGCTTGCCACCGTCGCCCTGCTGCTCGTGCTGGTACAGGGCGTGCAGTGGCTCGGTGACCACGTCGCCCGCCGCGCCGACCACCGCTGA